In one window of Acanthopagrus latus isolate v.2019 chromosome 15, fAcaLat1.1, whole genome shotgun sequence DNA:
- the LOC119033629 gene encoding early growth response protein 2b-like: MSARVAEEVSVSLSSIVDGLHKDVFAAEGGLSSSQVVFKEEAEEQEGNPEDESGDLLSEEKSAPELLLQGDLAQYVATLRTHPVAFTGKFSVESRGAGGPWTPGDVINVVSADITTPDPLTVSESPATPPGVYAGGGGGGGEGGDAGDGTMAHGHPDISHMYAPPHPHPHPAPSYSCSGDMYQDPSAGGYLATSSCAVSYHPPPSYSSVPKPTVDGAALLSIMPDYGGFYQQSCQRDVQTAFPERKSLPYPLDSLRVPPPLTPLNTIRNFTLGAPSAAADGPMAAAFPGHQSLPLRPILRPRKYPNRPSKTPVHQRPYPCPAESCDRRFSRSDELSRHLRIHTGHKPFQCRICMRNFSRSDHLTTHIRTHTGEKPFSCDQCGRKFARSDERRRHMKIHLRQREKKSSAS; this comes from the exons ATGAGCGCGAGAGTGGCGGAAGAAGTTTCCGTGTCTCTGAGCAGCATCGTGGACGGTCTCCACAAAGACGTGTTCGCGGCGGAGGGCGGGTTGTCCTCCTCTCAGGTGGTTTTCAAAGAGGAGgccgaggagcaggaggggaaCCCCGAGGATGAGAGCG GTGATCTCCTGTCTGAGGAGAAGAGCGCACCTGAGCTGCTCCTGCAGGGCGACTTGGCGCAGTACGTGGCCACTTTACGCACGCACCCTGTGGCGTTCACGGGCAAGTTCTCGGTGGAGTCCAGAGGCGCAGGAGGACCTTGGACACCGGGGGACGTTATCAACGTGGTCAGCGCTGACATCACCACCCCGGACCCGCTCACGGTGTCTGAATCACCCGCAACACCCCCCGGTGTTtacgcaggaggaggaggaggaggaggagaaggaggagacgCAGGGGACGGCACCATGGCGCACGGCCACCCGGACATCAGCCACATGTACGCgccccctcacccccacccacaCCCGGCCCCATCCTACTCCTGCAGCGGGGACATGTACCAGGACCCGTCGGCAGGGGGATACCTGGCCACGTCCTCCTGCGCCGTGTCCTACCACCCGCCCCCGTCCTACAGCTCGGTGCCCAAACCGACAGTGGACGGCGCCGCGCTGCTCTCCATCATGCCGGACTACGGGGGCTTCTACCAGCAGAGCTGCCAGAGGGATGTCCAGACGGCGTTCCCGGAGAGGAAATCCCTCCCGTACCCGCTGGACTCCCTCAGGGTGCCTCCGCCTCTCACTCCTCTCAACACCATCAGGAACTTTACGCTGGGCGCGCCCTCAGCGGCCGCCGACGGTCCGATGGCCGCCGCTTTCCCCGGCCACCAGAGCCTCCCTCTCAGACCGATCTTAAGACCCAGGAAGTACCCGAACCGACCGAGCAAGACCCCCGTCCACCAGAGGCCGTACCCGTGCCCGGCGGAGAGCTGCGACCGCAGGTTCTCCCGCTCGGACGAGCTGAGCCGACACCTGCGCATCCACACCGGCCACAAACCCTTCCAGTGCCGCATCTGCATGAGGAACTTCAGCCGCAGCGACCACCTCACCACCCACATCCGCACGCACACCGGCGAGAAGCCGTTCTCCTGCGACCAGTGCGGGAGGAAGTTCGCCCGCAGCGACGAGAGACGGAGGCACATGAAGATCCACCTCCGGCAGCGGGAGAAGAAATCCTCTGCGTCCTAA